One window of the Hoplias malabaricus isolate fHopMal1 chromosome Y, fHopMal1.hap1, whole genome shotgun sequence genome contains the following:
- the LOC136678691 gene encoding phosphatidate cytidylyltransferase 2-like: MTELRHRGTTEQDLKHQQSEDKGSEAEDKLERDGGASDNECKLDSGVTEVPPPADDTPEVLNKALSGLSSRWKNWWVRGILTLAMITFFFFIIYLGPMVLMMIVLCVQIKCFQEIITIGYSVYHSYDLPWFRTLSWYFLLCVNYFFYGETVTDYFFTLVQREEPLRILSKYHRFISFALYLTGFCMFVLSLVKKHYRLQFYMFGWTHVTLLIVVTQSHLIIHNLFEGMIWFIVPISCVICNDIMAYMFGFFFGRTPLIKLSPKKTWEGFIGGFFATVVFGILLSYVMSGYRYFVCPVEFNNDSNSFTVDCQPSELFQLQDYTLPSVLESITGWTTVKLYPFQIHSIALSAFASIMGPFGGFFASGFKRAFKIKDFANTIPGHGGIMDRFDCQYLMATFVNVYIASFIRGPNPTKVIQQLLALRPDQQLYIYNALKAHLTERGLLAALEEAV; the protein is encoded by the exons ATGACAGAGTTAAGGCACCGCGGAACAACAGAGCAGGACCTGAAGCACCAGCAGTCGGAGGATAAG ggttCAGAAGCAGAAGATAAGttggagagagatggaggggcGTCAGATAATGAGTGTAAACTGGACTCGGGTGTTACTGAGGTTCCTCCACCTGCCGATGACACGCCGGAGGTTCTCAACAAAGCCCTGTCAGGGCTGTCTTCCCG ATGGAAGAACTGGTGGGTGAGGGGCATCCTCACACTGGCGATGAtcaccttcttcttctttatcatCTATCTTGGCCCAATGGTGCTGATGATGATT GTGCTCTGTGTGCAGATCAAGTGTTTTCAGGAGATCATCACCATTGGCTACAGTGTATATCACTCTTACGACCTCCCCTGGTTCAGAACTCTCAGCTG GTACTTCCTGTTGTGTGTGAACTACTTTTTCTATGGTGAGACGGTGACAGATTATTTCTTCACGCTGGTGCAGAGGGAGGAGCCTCTAAGGATTCTCAGCAAATACCATCGCTTCATCTCATTCGCCCTCTACCTCACTG GGTTCTGCATGTTTGTGCTGAGTCTAGTGAAGAAACATTATCGGCTGCAGTTCTACATG TTTGGCTGGACCCACGTCACCCTGCTGATTGTGGTCACACAGTCCCACCTCATCATCCATAACTTGTTTGAAGGGATGATCTG GTTTATTGTGCCAATCTCTTGTGTGATCTGTAATGACATCATGGCCTACATGTTTGGATTCTTCTTTGGACGTACTCCACTTATCAAG CTGTCCCCCAAAAAGACATGGGAAGGTTTTATTGGTGGATTCTTCGccacagtggtctttggaatcCTG TTATCCTATGTGATGTCTGGCTATCGTTACTTTGTGTGTCCTGTGGAGTTCAATAATGACTCCAACAGTTTTACTGTGGATTGTCAACCTTCAGAGCTCTTCCAGCTGCAGGACTACACACTGCCTTCTGTCCTAGAGTCCATCACTGGCTGG ACCACGGTGAAGCTCTACCCATTCCAGATTCACAGTATTGCTCTGTCAGCCTTTGCCTCCATCATGGGGCCATTTGGAGGCTTCTTTGCCAGTGGATTCAAGAGGGCCTTTAAGATTAAG GACTTTGCTAACACCATTCCTGGACATGGAGGTATTATGGACCGTTTTGACTGCCAGTACCTCATGGCTACGTTTGTTAATGTTTACATTGCCAGCTTCATCAG GGGGCCAAACCCTACTAAAGTGATCCAGCAGTTACTCGCGCTACGACCAGACCAGCAGCTCTACATCTATAATGCCTTGAAGGCTCATCTCACTGAGAGAGGTCTTCTCGCAGCCCTGGAGGAGGCCGTGTaa